The sequence CCATAAGTTCGTCAAGGGCAGGCCGAGCAATACGAACCGCATTGAAGACGATCAGTCCCGTCACCAGCAGCGCCGCGATGTCGTCTGCCGCCTCGTAGCCTGGCCCCGCGAAAACGGCGATGCAGATGCCTAGCAGTACCCCCATCGAGGTCAGAGAATCGCTTCGATGGTGCCAGGCTTCCGCTTTGAGAGCGGGACTGCCCATCCGCTCGCCCGATCTCCGCAACACGAAGTGCAGCCACTCCTTGATGCAAATGATACCGAGCAAGATCGGGACCGTAAAAAGCGCAGGGACCTCATGCGACCGGCCGATTTCGCCAATCGCGTGATAGGCGATAAACGAGGCGGAAACCAAAAGCCCGACGCTCGCCAATAGGGCCGCGATTGCCTCCGCTTTACCATGGCCGTAGGGATGCTCGTGGTCCGCATCCTTGTCAGACACGCGAAAGCCAGTCCAAACAATAGCCGAAGAAACGATGTCCGCTAAGGACTCGACCCCATCCGCTACCAGAGCAAAGGAGTTGCCAAAAAAGCCAACCAGCAGCTTCACCCCGGCCAAGGAAACGTTGGCCAGTAGGCTCATAACGCTTAAGCGACTTGGATCAATTCCCCCAGACATACCCAATTTTCCAATACGTCAACATTCCTCGGTGCGACTGCGATAATCTACAATCAATTGTCCCTCCCGCAAGCGAGGCCTAACCGGGAGGGACAGCCGCGACAACCTTCTCGGGCCTAGTCTTGAGGCGGAGCCTCCAAGAGAATAAATCGGTAGAAAGCGGAGCCGGAAGAGTCATCCACATCGAACTCGATCGCGTCTCCATCAAATCGATACACGCTTTGATCCACGGGATTCCAAGCCTGAAGATCGTCGCTGAAACGAACCTCCCAGAAAACGCCGGGGTTGACAGGCCAGAACCGTATTACCCCATCTTGGATACGATGCTGCAAACGCGAGCTGCTATCGCTCGGGTCAAACTTGGCGAGGAACTCGAAGTAGTTGTCCTGACCGTCGCCATCCGGATCCGCATTTTCGCCTGCAATGTCGGGATCCTGCAACTCGCCGGAATCAAAGTATCCAGATAGCCACAGAGAAAATTCGCTGGTGTGAGTAGAAAGGTAAAGCGTAGTCGTAGACAAGTACCCCACGATTGCTTCCGACGATCCGAAACCGTCCGTCGCCTTCAAGAAGAGCAATTCAATTTCATAAAAACGGTCCTCTTGAAGCAAGTTAGCCGGAAGTTGGTAAGAAGTCGCAGTCGCGTCTAAGAATTCGGATACAATTTCCTGGTCGCCCGTTTCGTCATAGATCTGAACCACCACCAAATCGTCAGCCGCCGCTCCCGTGAAACTGTTCCAGCTCAGATCGAAGGGCTGGGAGAAATCGTGGGCCTGCAGCTCTTCGAAGTTTTGCAACTGCGGAACCACAGGGTAGTTTCCACCAGAGATATTGAAGGGCCCAAGGTCCGACCCGGTCCCATCGACCGTTACGCTCATGGTGTAGTTTCCATCGGGGAAAGCCGCGTCGAGCAAAGCTTGGCTTGCGAAGGTGTGCTCCTCGCTCTCGTATTCGCCGGGCTCTCCAGTCAGAATCTCAGATCCTCCAGGATAGCTTACGGAGGCCCCCTGCAAGTCCGACGCGCCTTGAACGCCTGCGTTGAAAGACCAGGCAATCGGTTCCGTGGCGGCGTTGTTGTCGCTCTGGCTGTAGACGCGTTCCTTTATTAAAAAAGCCAATTCGACTCCGCCGCCGCTGCTGTTCTCAGAAGCGGTTTGACCCAGCATATAGGTCGAGGAGACAAAACCGATTTCCGCGGGCGGCTTGCTGGCTTCAAACTGGGAAGACCAGTAGATAGCCACGATCTGAAAGTTCTCTTCCGGAACCAACGTGTCGGCGGGAATCGTCGCGCTGCTTATGCCATCCCCTAAGGTTTCGGCCCAAACCAAAGTGCCGCTGCCACCTAGAAGACGCAGGTCGACTCGGTCCACTCCGCCCGCTGGGATATCCAGACTGACCAGCTGGTCCTGCGTTGCATCGAAGCGTTGCAACTCGTTGTAGTTCGTCAATCGAGGAGCATCGGGATATTCGTCTCCAGAAAAATAATACGTACCATAGGAACGGTTCTCACCATCCTCGTTTAGCCAAAACCGGTACTCACCGTCTGGATACGCCGCATCCAGAACTTCTTTCGTCCCAAAGGAGTCGGTCAGGAAAAACAAGCTCTGCCCTAGGGGGACTAGGCCGTAGTTGCCTGCCGGAGTGTTGAGCTCTGCATAGGAAACCTCTCGCGTCCCCTCGCTTACGAAAGCATAGGGACGGTAGCCCTCCGCTTCCACCAGTTCCTGAGCGGATTGCTGGTGTCGCTTCCACTTGTAGAGGCCTAGCGAAGTATCGCTGGTCTGCGTCGAAAGCTCGTAAGTCGTCGTGGCGAGATACCCGATAACGGACTCGGGCGAACCGAGCTGAGCGGTTTCGTCCACGAAGAGCAGGTCAAAACTGTAGTAATTGTCCGAACTGAAAGTGTTGGCCGGGATTGTGAAAGACGTGGCGCTGGAATCGAGAAACTCGAAAACGATCTCCTGGTCGTTGGCATCGTCCCAAACCTGCAAGATGATGCGGGAGCTGGCATCCGCGTCGCTAAAGCTCGCCCAAGTCAGCTCGAAGCTTTGGGAAAAATCGTGCGCCTCCAAATCCGCTACGTTCGTCAGGTGCGGAGCAGCGGGATAGC comes from Pelagicoccus enzymogenes and encodes:
- a CDS encoding cation diffusion facilitator family transporter; its protein translation is MSLLANVSLAGVKLLVGFFGNSFALVADGVESLADIVSSAIVWTGFRVSDKDADHEHPYGHGKAEAIAALLASVGLLVSASFIAYHAIGEIGRSHEVPALFTVPILLGIICIKEWLHFVLRRSGERMGSPALKAEAWHHRSDSLTSMGVLLGICIAVFAGPGYEAADDIAALLVTGLIVFNAVRIARPALDELMDRRVDDFRIDAIEEVARSIEGIECLETIMVRRSGRQFVAEIHMEVAPDMTIEKGHRLSHRLKDALLADPELRLTHVVVHVEPAE